One Patescibacteria group bacterium genomic region harbors:
- a CDS encoding radical SAM protein has protein sequence MKIILINPPAENEIIGNNPPIIEEERGFNPPLGLLYLAAYLRQNNHHQIKIIDSQVEELTYSQLKQKIKRSKPEIVGITTMTLTLIDVLKTVKLVKEVDKKIKVILGGPHVHIFPKETINLPGVDYLVLGEGEQAFNDLINALEKKEKLEKIKGIVFKRNKKIINTGPRPFLMNLDQLPFPARDLVPYQQYSSLIAKRQPITTMITSRGCPFQCKFCDRPNLGKVFRARSAQNVVKEIEECVQMGINEFFIYDDTFTVNQQRVIEICDEIIKRKLKIGWDIRARVDTINKKILKKLKQANCERIHYGVETGSPKVLKALNKGITLRQVRNAFRWTKEMGIDTLAYFMIGNPQEGKKEISASLKLMKELEPDFVHLTILTPFPATKIYLEALEKGIIKKDVWQEFAKKPSPDFIPPVWSENFSREELFEIVSQAYKEFYTRPAYIIQGLRKIKSLPEFNRKIRAGLKVIKM, from the coding sequence ATGAAAATCATCTTAATCAACCCACCAGCCGAAAACGAAATTATTGGCAACAATCCACCCATTATTGAAGAAGAAAGAGGTTTCAATCCACCCTTAGGTTTACTCTACCTGGCCGCCTATTTAAGGCAGAACAATCACCACCAAATCAAAATCATTGACAGCCAAGTTGAAGAACTCACCTACTCCCAACTCAAACAAAAAATAAAGAGGTCCAAACCAGAAATTGTTGGCATCACCACCATGACTCTGACCTTAATTGATGTCCTCAAAACCGTTAAACTAGTCAAAGAAGTTGATAAAAAGATAAAAGTTATTCTGGGTGGCCCTCATGTCCACATCTTTCCCAAAGAAACCATTAATCTTCCAGGTGTTGACTACCTTGTTTTAGGTGAAGGCGAACAAGCTTTTAATGACTTAATCAACGCCCTTGAAAAAAAAGAAAAATTAGAAAAAATAAAAGGGATTGTTTTTAAAAGAAATAAAAAAATCATTAACACCGGTCCCCGACCCTTTCTGATGAACCTTGACCAACTCCCTTTTCCAGCCCGAGACCTAGTCCCTTATCAGCAATATTCCTCTTTGATTGCTAAAAGACAACCGATTACGACCATGATTACTTCTCGAGGCTGTCCATTTCAATGTAAATTCTGTGACCGACCAAACTTAGGTAAAGTCTTTAGAGCCCGTTCCGCCCAAAACGTGGTTAAGGAAATCGAGGAATGTGTTCAAATGGGAATCAACGAGTTTTTTATCTATGATGATACTTTTACGGTCAACCAGCAAAGAGTAATTGAGATCTGCGACGAAATCATTAAAAGAAAATTAAAGATTGGCTGGGACATTAGAGCCAGAGTGGATACGATTAACAAAAAAATCCTCAAAAAACTGAAACAAGCTAATTGTGAACGAATCCATTATGGGGTTGAAACCGGTTCACCTAAAGTTCTCAAAGCCCTTAACAAAGGCATTACTCTGAGACAAGTCAGAAACGCTTTTCGCTGGACCAAAGAAATGGGTATTGATACCCTGGCCTATTTTATGATTGGCAATCCCCAAGAGGGCAAAAAAGAAATAAGCGCCAGTCTAAAATTAATGAAAGAATTAGAACCAGATTTTGTTCACCTCACCATTCTCACTCCTTTTCCGGCCACCAAAATCTATTTGGAAGCCCTGGAAAAAGGGATTATCAAAAAAGATGTTTGGCAAGAATTTGCCAAAAAACCTTCACCTGATTTTATTCCCCCAGTCTGGAGCGAAAACTTTAGTCGAGAAGAGCTCTTTGAAATTGTTTCCCAGGCCTACAAAGAATTCTATACTCGGCCAGCCTACATTATTCAAGGTTTAAGAAAAATCAAATCTCTGCCAGAATTTAACCGGAAAATAAGGGCAGGACTTAAAGTTATCAAAATGTAA
- a CDS encoding reverse transcriptase family protein, which produces MLASLNPEIFPLRSTKFLEYLLITDRKQLKKLAESAGRYYRPFDRLEINEAGKNKWRHIDNPTGKLKIIQKKINKRILKEAMISLPNGMIGGVTGKSTKDNVKFHLKKEMVLTLDLKNCFPNINNQKIYRVWKEILGCGRVNARILTQLTTFQTRLPQGASTSLALCNLALLPLFNDIQVFASAHNLNFTLYVDDIAISGKFPMVQSSISPIINLIQKHGYAIGHKKIRIMPANVRQKITGIIVNKKTAIEIQKIEEIRGQILNAARKKIITKNDLDSIWGKIDYIKNISPARGEKLSHFAAMLLPDSVEIYTKPVNYKIRKCTCTKRHKTKRP; this is translated from the coding sequence ATGTTAGCCAGCCTAAATCCTGAGATATTTCCTCTTCGATCAACTAAATTTCTAGAATACTTATTAATAACTGATAGAAAACAGTTAAAGAAACTGGCAGAATCCGCGGGAAGATATTATAGACCCTTTGATCGCCTTGAAATTAATGAAGCTGGAAAAAATAAATGGCGCCACATCGATAATCCTACGGGTAAATTAAAAATTATCCAAAAGAAAATCAATAAAAGAATACTTAAAGAAGCAATGATTTCGTTACCGAACGGCATGATAGGTGGTGTTACTGGAAAATCAACTAAAGATAATGTTAAGTTTCATCTTAAAAAAGAAATGGTTTTAACCTTAGATCTAAAAAACTGTTTCCCAAATATTAATAACCAAAAAATCTATCGTGTTTGGAAAGAGATTCTAGGTTGCGGCAGAGTAAACGCAAGAATCCTAACACAACTTACCACTTTTCAAACCAGATTGCCGCAAGGAGCATCTACAAGCTTGGCGTTGTGCAACTTGGCACTTTTGCCACTCTTTAATGATATTCAAGTTTTTGCCTCCGCGCATAACTTGAATTTTACATTATATGTAGACGACATAGCTATTTCAGGTAAATTCCCTATGGTTCAATCTTCAATCAGCCCCATTATTAATTTAATCCAAAAACATGGTTACGCAATAGGTCATAAAAAAATTCGCATAATGCCAGCTAATGTTAGACAAAAAATTACAGGTATTATTGTTAATAAAAAAACAGCTATTGAAATACAAAAGATAGAGGAAATAAGAGGACAAATATTGAATGCTGCTAGAAAAAAAATAATCACGAAAAACGACCTAGATTCTATTTGGGGAAAAATTGATTATATCAAAAATATATCTCCCGCCCGAGGAGAGAAGCTCAGTCATTTTGCAGCAATGTTACTACCCGATTCTGTTGAAATTTATACGAAACCTGTAAATTATAAAATCAGAAAGTGCACTTGTACAAAACGTCATAAAACTAAGAGACCGTAA
- a CDS encoding glycosyltransferase family 2 protein — MGRQKSWFSIIIPVFNEEKVIKKVIQEIKTVLRQEKIKAEIITVNDGSTDTSGEILKKIKGIRIINHSHNQGYGASVKTGVLKAKRENIIIIDGDGTYSPQDIPLLIKNFADQDMIVGARTGKKIQEPFLRKIMKKILILLANYLINEKIPDLNSGLRLFKKEQFDRFLHLLPSGFSCTSTLTLSFLAHDLSVKFIPINYHHRVGKSKIKPIRDTINFTSLILTTILYFNPLKFFVPLSLVFFFSSFLIGIYSFLFLPKFMDVSTVILFFAGFQILSIGILADLISKGNAKLDRS; from the coding sequence ATGGGCAGGCAAAAATCCTGGTTTTCAATTATCATTCCTGTTTTTAATGAAGAAAAAGTCATTAAAAAAGTTATTCAAGAAATAAAAACGGTTCTCCGTCAAGAAAAAATCAAGGCGGAGATCATTACGGTTAATGACGGCTCAACCGATACTTCAGGAGAGATTCTCAAAAAGATAAAAGGTATCAGAATCATCAATCATTCCCATAATCAAGGCTACGGCGCTTCTGTTAAAACCGGAGTTCTTAAGGCGAAACGCGAAAACATCATTATTATTGATGGTGATGGGACTTATTCTCCTCAAGACATCCCTCTCCTCATTAAAAACTTTGCTGACCAAGACATGATTGTGGGTGCCAGAACCGGTAAAAAAATTCAAGAGCCTTTTTTAAGAAAAATAATGAAAAAAATCTTGATTCTCCTAGCTAACTACCTGATCAACGAAAAAATTCCTGACCTCAATTCCGGTTTAAGACTCTTTAAGAAAGAACAATTTGACCGTTTTCTTCACCTCTTACCTTCAGGTTTTTCCTGCACTTCCACCCTGACTCTCTCTTTTCTCGCTCATGACCTTTCGGTCAAATTTATACCCATCAATTACCATCACCGAGTTGGCAAATCAAAAATAAAGCCAATTAGAGACACAATTAACTTTACTTCCCTGATTCTGACCACTATTCTTTACTTCAATCCCCTGAAATTCTTTGTTCCCTTAAGTCTAGTCTTCTTTTTCTCGAGTTTCTTAATAGGCATCTACAGTTTTTTATTTTTGCCTAAGTTTATGGATGTCTCGACCGTCATTCTCTTCTTTGCTGGCTTCCAAATTCTTTCGATTGGCATTTTGGCTGATCTCATTTCCAAAGGTAACGCCAAGCTTGACCGAAGCTAA
- a CDS encoding class I SAM-dependent methyltransferase, producing the protein MDKRHPKGVLKLDYHLKRKNKKAFAYRFQRRTKEVLKAIQKYQPKPNNILDLGTADGLMLSQIKDHFPKSNCLGIEYSQELIKTNQDKRIKIIQGNVLKLPFQKPQFEVIIAAAIIEHLNQPQKLIRESQRVLKKNGILILTTPDPFWEKTATLVGHLKKESHYSTLDLRELTKILKKQGFQILEKKKFMFSPIGFPREEAIEKILRLFSLNALMANQLIIAKKK; encoded by the coding sequence ATGGACAAAAGACATCCAAAAGGCGTTTTAAAACTTGATTATCATTTAAAAAGAAAAAACAAAAAAGCTTTTGCTTATCGCTTTCAACGAAGAACTAAAGAAGTCCTTAAAGCCATCCAGAAATATCAACCAAAACCAAACAATATCCTTGATCTAGGCACCGCTGATGGTCTGATGCTTAGTCAAATCAAAGATCATTTCCCTAAAAGTAATTGCCTAGGGATTGAATACTCCCAAGAACTAATCAAAACAAACCAAGACAAAAGAATTAAAATCATCCAAGGTAATGTTCTTAAACTCCCTTTTCAAAAACCCCAATTTGAAGTGATTATTGCCGCCGCTATCATCGAACACCTCAATCAACCCCAGAAATTAATCAGAGAAAGTCAAAGGGTGCTTAAAAAAAATGGGATTCTGATTCTGACCACCCCTGACCCTTTTTGGGAGAAAACCGCCACTCTTGTCGGTCACTTAAAAAAAGAAAGTCATTATTCGACTCTTGATTTAAGAGAATTAACCAAAATCCTAAAAAAACAAGGTTTCCAAATCCTGGAAAAGAAAAAATTTATGTTCTCACCTATTGGCTTTCCCCGCGAAGAAGCAATTGAAAAAATCCTCAGATTATTTTCTTTAAATGCTTTAATGGCTAATCAATTAATTATTGCTAAGAAAAAATAA
- a CDS encoding helix-turn-helix transcriptional regulator has translation MNYSKAIRTIRAARDISQKELGQLTNLDPSYISRIESGERTPAIESLKSITEALEIPFYLFILLSSEKEELKDIPEKEAGKIAKNLLKILILSQKESR, from the coding sequence TTGAATTATAGTAAAGCAATTAGAACAATTAGAGCTGCCAGAGATATATCACAAAAAGAATTAGGACAGCTAACTAATTTAGATCCTAGCTATATCTCTCGAATCGAAAGTGGAGAAAGAACACCAGCGATTGAAAGTCTTAAATCAATTACAGAAGCGCTAGAAATTCCATTTTACCTCTTTATACTTCTTTCATCGGAAAAAGAAGAATTAAAAGATATTCCGGAAAAAGAGGCAGGTAAAATCGCAAAAAACCTATTGAAGATTCTAATTTTATCCCAAAAAGAATCTCGATAA
- the leuS gene encoding leucine--tRNA ligase yields the protein MAKNYYPEEIEKKWQGRWRQEKIYEVDLDQAKKPFYNLMMFPYPSGEGLHVGNMYAFTGSDIHGRWQRMKGNDVFEPIGLDGFGIHSENYALKLGKHPVEVAKQTEKNFYRQLEATGNGYAWENILETYDPDYYGWTQWVFLQLFKAGLVERKKASVNWCPSCKTTLSDEQVIAGKCERCNNEVEKRELEQWFFKITKYADRLLKDLEIIDWSERTKIAQRNWIGKSEGAELQFLIAGSKEKISTFTTRPDTIFGATFFVLAPESQWVDKLTLAENKEKVSNYIKKARKKTEVQRLFTEKEKTGVFTGGYVINPATSKKIPVWIADYVVMGYGTGAVMGVPAHDQRDWEFAKEHDLEIIEVISGGDVEKQAYDGQGKLVNSGQFNGLEVQEGIKKITTWLEKKGLAQKQTQYRLRDWCVSRQRYWGPPIPMINCSKCGWQPVPEKDLPVKLPYLKNWKPLGTGVSPLAQAKDWVKVKCPKCGDLAERETDVSDTFLDSAWYFFRYTSTDKKKVAFDKKRVKKWLPVEMYIGGQEHAVLHLMYTRFLTMVFKDLGLIDFEEPFKHFYAHGLIIKDGAKMAKSRGNVIIPDNYIKKFGSDALRCYLMFLGPFNQGGDFRDQGITGMYRFMSRVWRISQKFEEKGDSQEKKVIHQTIKKVTRDIEKLHYNTAIASIMEFVNFLYQEKRVSQEAIEILALLMAPFAPHVAEEIWCEVLKNKFSVHQQKWPEFDEKMIKEEKALIIIQINGKLRGQIEVSSNQASQQVEVEKLAKKEKNVAKHLEKKKVKKVVFVSGKLINFVV from the coding sequence ATGGCTAAAAATTATTATCCAGAAGAAATTGAGAAAAAATGGCAGGGACGTTGGCGTCAGGAGAAGATTTACGAAGTTGATTTGGATCAAGCCAAGAAACCCTTCTATAACTTGATGATGTTTCCTTATCCTTCCGGTGAAGGCCTTCATGTTGGCAATATGTATGCTTTTACTGGTTCTGATATTCATGGTCGTTGGCAGAGGATGAAAGGGAATGATGTTTTTGAACCTATTGGCTTGGATGGTTTTGGGATTCACAGTGAGAATTACGCTCTTAAATTAGGCAAGCACCCGGTTGAAGTGGCTAAGCAGACAGAAAAGAATTTTTATCGTCAATTAGAGGCCACGGGTAATGGTTATGCTTGGGAGAATATTTTAGAAACTTATGACCCTGATTATTATGGTTGGACGCAATGGGTTTTTCTTCAGCTTTTCAAAGCCGGTTTGGTTGAACGAAAAAAAGCCTCAGTTAACTGGTGTCCTTCATGTAAGACCACTCTTTCTGATGAGCAAGTAATTGCCGGTAAGTGTGAGCGTTGTAATAATGAGGTAGAGAAACGAGAGTTAGAACAATGGTTTTTTAAGATTACCAAGTACGCAGACAGACTTTTAAAGGATTTAGAAATCATTGATTGGTCAGAGAGAACAAAAATTGCCCAGAGAAATTGGATTGGTAAATCTGAAGGAGCAGAGCTTCAGTTCTTAATCGCTGGTTCTAAAGAAAAAATTTCTACTTTTACCACTCGACCGGATACGATTTTTGGCGCCACTTTCTTTGTTTTAGCGCCAGAATCTCAGTGGGTAGATAAATTAACTTTAGCTGAAAACAAAGAAAAAGTATCAAACTATATTAAAAAGGCTCGTAAGAAGACAGAAGTCCAGCGTTTATTCACCGAAAAAGAAAAGACTGGAGTTTTTACAGGTGGTTATGTGATTAACCCGGCTACTAGTAAAAAGATTCCGGTTTGGATAGCTGATTACGTGGTCATGGGTTACGGTACAGGAGCGGTTATGGGTGTGCCGGCTCATGATCAGCGAGATTGGGAATTTGCTAAGGAACATGATTTAGAGATTATTGAAGTGATTTCTGGCGGAGATGTTGAAAAACAGGCTTATGATGGTCAAGGCAAGTTAGTTAATTCAGGTCAATTTAATGGTTTAGAGGTTCAAGAGGGGATTAAAAAGATTACGACTTGGTTAGAGAAAAAAGGTTTGGCCCAAAAACAAACCCAATATCGTTTACGAGATTGGTGTGTTTCTCGTCAGCGTTATTGGGGGCCACCGATTCCGATGATTAATTGTTCAAAATGTGGTTGGCAGCCGGTGCCAGAAAAAGATTTACCAGTTAAACTGCCTTATCTGAAAAACTGGAAGCCTTTGGGGACTGGAGTTTCGCCTTTGGCTCAGGCTAAAGATTGGGTTAAGGTTAAATGTCCAAAATGTGGCGATTTGGCTGAAAGAGAGACTGATGTTTCTGATACTTTTTTAGACTCGGCTTGGTATTTTTTCCGTTATACTTCTACGGATAAGAAAAAGGTGGCTTTTGATAAAAAGAGAGTTAAGAAATGGTTGCCAGTCGAAATGTATATTGGTGGCCAGGAGCACGCCGTTCTTCACTTGATGTATACCCGGTTTTTGACCATGGTTTTTAAAGATTTAGGTTTAATTGATTTTGAAGAACCCTTTAAACACTTTTATGCTCATGGGTTGATTATCAAAGACGGCGCAAAAATGGCGAAGTCTCGGGGCAATGTGATTATTCCCGATAACTACATTAAAAAGTTTGGTTCTGATGCGTTAAGATGCTATTTGATGTTTTTGGGTCCTTTTAACCAAGGAGGCGATTTTCGGGATCAAGGGATTACTGGTATGTATCGGTTTATGAGTCGGGTTTGGCGAATTAGTCAGAAGTTTGAGGAAAAAGGAGATTCTCAAGAGAAGAAAGTCATTCACCAGACAATTAAAAAAGTAACCAGGGATATCGAAAAACTTCATTACAATACTGCTATTGCCTCGATTATGGAATTTGTTAATTTTCTTTATCAGGAAAAGAGGGTTAGTCAAGAAGCGATTGAGATTTTAGCTTTGCTAATGGCTCCCTTTGCGCCTCATGTTGCTGAAGAGATATGGTGTGAAGTCTTAAAAAACAAATTTTCAGTTCATCAGCAAAAATGGCCAGAGTTTGATGAAAAAATGATTAAGGAAGAAAAAGCCCTGATTATTATTCAGATTAATGGTAAGTTAAGAGGCCAGATAGAAGTTTCTAGTAATCAGGCGTCTCAACAGGTGGAGGTTGAGAAATTAGCTAAGAAAGAAAAGAACGTAGCTAAACATTTAGAAAAGAAAAAGGTAAAAAAGGTGGTTTTTGTATCTGGGAAGTTAATTAATTTTGTGGTTTAA
- a CDS encoding methyltransferase domain-containing protein, with amino-acid sequence MSAKKISQIQYWNSVTKRRQPTHPVVREFVIPKIRFIEKTIKLKPKSKVLDVGCGSGFFTYYLAKRYQVTGLDFSKKMLALNPHKRLIKASAYQIPFKDNTFDLVFCSNLLHHLDHPLKALKEMNRVAKKFVIASEPNRNNLAILLLGLAKKEERKSLKFSTNYLVSLFKKTKLQIVTQENLGLITPNKTPQSLIKPLLFLEKISWLKPLRAYTIIIAEKKK; translated from the coding sequence ATGTCAGCTAAAAAAATCAGCCAAATTCAATATTGGAATTCAGTTACCAAAAGAAGACAACCAACTCATCCCGTGGTCAGAGAATTTGTTATCCCAAAAATAAGGTTCATTGAGAAAACAATTAAACTCAAACCAAAGAGTAAAGTTTTAGACGTCGGTTGTGGCAGTGGCTTTTTTACCTATTACCTGGCCAAGAGATATCAGGTTACTGGTCTTGACTTCTCTAAAAAAATGCTAGCCCTTAATCCTCACAAAAGATTAATCAAAGCCAGTGCCTATCAAATTCCTTTTAAAGACAATACCTTTGACCTGGTTTTTTGCTCCAACCTCCTCCACCACCTCGATCACCCCTTAAAAGCTCTTAAAGAAATGAACCGAGTGGCAAAAAAGTTTGTGATTGCTTCAGAACCCAACAGAAACAATCTCGCTATCCTTCTTTTAGGTCTGGCTAAAAAAGAAGAAAGAAAATCCCTCAAATTCTCGACCAATTATCTCGTCTCTCTTTTCAAAAAAACTAAACTCCAGATTGTTACTCAAGAAAACCTAGGCCTGATTACGCCTAACAAAACGCCCCAGTCTTTGATTAAGCCTCTTTTATTTCTGGAAAAAATAAGCTGGCTTAAACCCCTAAGAGCCTACACCATCATTATCGCAGAAAAAAAGAAGTAA